CTGAGAGTTATATTTTGGTAGTACCACCTTAAGCAGATTAAAAGTTCTCCCAAGTTCAAATCAAGCCTGCTACACTGAACATATCCTGGAGTAAAATTCCACTTTGTGCTGGTAGGACTGTATGAATCCTGTGAGGTTTTTAGAATTTGAAATCTGCCTGCTTGATAGGAAAAGTCAACTCATTGCAGTCATTGGGCGCAAACCCTCCAGTCCAAACACTAAACGTATAAAATTAGCTGTAGATAGTttattaacttaaaataatctaTTTAAAAGTGCAAGTTGACTGCAAACGATTGACTGAAGATGAAGGTGAAATTAAGAAAAAGCAACAGCAATaaagaaaagcattaaaaaaaactcttgTTGTACTTGTACTTCAAAGATAAGTGGACATATTTAAAAGTCAGATTTGTACTTCTTTTCTGACTAATGGGTTAGACAAATATAATATTCCTATGAGAATAGGTGTGAAATGATAATTATACCCAACAGACAAGTTGCATTATCCTCCATGTCTGAAGAATCAATAGCAAGTGCCGTGATACATCACACCACTGCACTTCAGCTGTTCCACAACGTTAACGCGCACACAGAGGTCTGCCATAAAATCTCTTCACCCCTCTCCCGCCCCCTCTATTCATTGTAAATAACTGTTCAAACGCACAATGCGCTCTGGACCGCTTTATTCAGTCGGTCAACTTCCCTGCGCTTTCATTGGTCCCTTGAGGATGCGGACGCAGCGGATTGGAGGAAAGTTTCTCTCCGAGTCCACACACCCCACCTCACAGATATTCGTGGTCCGGTGCGACTGTGATTCCAGTTGTTTTCACATCCCCTCGCTAACAAAGAGACTGGGAGCTGCTGCCTTACATCTCTGCGTAAACGTAACGAGTGATGCGAGACTAACGACTCACCCTCCTGTATCGAGTTGAGAAGGAAgaagacaaaagcaaaaacagcacTTTGCTTTCAAGGAGAAAAACAAGCGGAGAGTTTAAGCACCTTCACGCGGACCTGACTGAACATAACAAGAGAGAAAATGGTGTCGGCCGGACTGGAGATTTTGGGACTTTCCATGTGCGTAATTGGCTCGCTCCTGGTGATGGTTGCGTGCGGGTTACCTATGTGGAAGGTGACGGCTTTCATCGAAGCCAACATCGTGGTGGCTCAAACGCTCTGGGACGGCTTGTGGATGTCGTGTGTGGTGCAGAGCACGGGGCAGATGCAGTGCAAGGTGCACGACTCTGTCCTCGCTCTCTCCCACGACCTGCAGGCGGCCAGAGCGCTCACCATCATCTCCTCCGTGATGGGAGTGCTGGGTCTCATGGTTGTGATTGCGGGGGCACAGTGCACCAACTGTATCCGCACTGAGTACATCAAAGCTCGGGTGGTGAACGCCGGTGGGGTGATCTACATCCTCAGTGGCCTGTTTGTACTCGTGCCCCTTTGCTGGATGGCAAACAACATTATATCGGACTTTTACAACCCGCAGGTGCCTGCATCCAAGAAGAGGGAGATCGGCGCTGCGCTCTACATCGGCTGGGCGGCCACAGCGCTGCTGCTGATCGGAGGAgcgctgctgtgctgctcctgTCCTTCCAGCGGGAACTCGGGATATTCAGTAAAATACGCACAGACCAAAAGAGCCGCCACGCAGAACGGGGACTATGACAAGAGGAATTATGTGTAGCTATGTGGCTCCCAGGAGGTGACGCCTAATAGTGAACCTGccgcttttgaaaaaaactgttttttacgGACTTTATCTTTGCaccagcagtttgtttttttttttttcataaatttgAACTTTGAAAATCAGTGGAACCACCTCTATTGTTTTTACACTGGCCCTTCAATACGCTCGGACCACGTCCTTTATGTGTCTGTCTACAGGAGATTAAACAAAGACTATCAACTACAGGAGGTAGCTCACGacgtatataaaaaaaagagtatCTTTCTTAGGTACCAGCTTTGTAAATTCTCGAAATTATTAGTATTTTGAATTGTTTACTGCTGTAActacatgttgttgttgttttttcttttattgaggaACTCTAGCCACCGAAAAATATAGGCTGTTCTTTTGCCTTGATGTGCATTGTCAGCACAACCTTGTACAGTAACTGAGAATGTTTGCACTCCCACGCGTTCAAAGACCAGTTTCCTTTAGGGGGACAATTGACAACAATGTCAAAGTAAAATGTTGTGTCAAAGCCCTCATAAATCTCAGATAAGCTTTTGTTTTGCTCAGAAGTTAATAGGAGTGGGGTGGCTTTGAGGCTTGCTCTTATTTTGGACCTGTAGATTCTGGAGATTTGGCCTATATGTGACATGAAAATGTGCAACAGATACAGTGTAGGCTACAGTCTCGAGAACCTGCAACTTTTCCCTTCATTGCAGgaagtcttttgttttttcacaatttCCAGAAAtaaactttgttttctgttattgaTGTTTGATGTAATGATTCCATATTCATGTATCTGAAGATGCAATactgtttcattttattaagattaaactgaatatattgtatataatcctcatttgaagtgtttttttgGTGCTAAAGTCTGAGTTATGATGGTCTGCAGGGGCAGGAGTGCCCTCCATAGCTGTGTGTAAGACTTGCCGTTCCCATCATGAATTCATAAACCAACCCCCACGGCGGGAGAAAGTATTTTGGTTAGCCATAGAAATCCAGATGACAATACCCATTCAGCCAGAGTGGGGCTCTGCTGTTCAACTCACAATACCCCCACCCCCCTTCAGAccacctcccctcccctcctcatCCGCAGTCAGTGAAAGACGTTCAAATTAAAGCTGTGGAGAAGCTGCTGCAATCGTTGTCCTGCAAGTCACTCCATTCATTCATAAGTCTTCACATCTTCTTCCACCAAGGTGCTAAGATAGGCGGGCTCCATGACAAATTGGTATAGAGCAATTAGTTTACTTACTTCACAGGCGAGGAATTTACTCAAAACACTGGGGATTACTTTGGTATATTAAGGTAATGAAGTTACAGTCCTAtttaaacagtggaaaaatacacAAGATATTCCAATAACAGCTCTCTGATTTAGAACTGTGACTGGATTACAGAAGCTTATGCATACTTGTTTTGCTGGTGACTTACGAATCTTAGCAGGTCATATGCCCTcttaaaagttcaaaatatGGCCACGCAGAGAGGCTGCATACAGTCAGGATAGAGGGCGATCAGTGGACTTCTAGTAACACACATAAGAAATACTTCATGGTAGATTAAAATTATCATCAGAGACTCAGGGTGCCCACAATTGAGGGTTGAATATGCAgttaagaaaacaacaaaggttTCACTGAGACTACAGCAAGTTTCCAGCATGTTCAACCATATCACAAGGTCCTCATCTATAGGTTTGATAGAATATTTCCATTTCAAGGTCTACTTACttgcattttctgaaagataTGAAAAAAGCACAAGTTCAATAAGAAACTGATAAAAAACTGCTCGTCGATTGGACACAGGAGGGCAGAGTGTTGCAAAGAGAGCGGGGGCTCACACTTGCAAAGGCTCTGTCACATTTAGTTTTTAGTCTTGATCCCTAGTCCTGATCAACACCTGAGAGTCCCGGTGAGGTGTGCAAAAGTGGGTGCTTCATCATGCAGACTCCCAAAGAGGAAAGCCTAAGCTTTGAATTGGATTCTGGAGCCAGTGCAGTGAGATCGGCAGAGGTGTGATGTGAGGAGCTGAAGGATGGAGGAGCTGGTAAGGAgctttgcagcagcattttgtatGAGTGCTAGACAACCCGAGTAGAAGGCAGTGAGCTGCAGTAGTCAAGGTGACAGGAAATAAAAGCAGGAATAACAAACTCCATTTCACTTTTAGATATAATAGGACTGCATTTGTGAAATTTGTCAACTGTTAACATCAGAATTCAGTGAAAACTCGCCACAAAACGTCACTCCAAGATCTCTGATAGCTGGTTTGAGATCACCAAAATTACTTTTTCCCCAAACGGTAAATGgtacagcttttatttattgatgTCAGACTGAATATCTTTGGAATTTAGACTATGAATCCAACAAAATGACCATGTTTTTAATGGCAACCTTTGCTTTTAgtctaaataataaaatgtgagTAATTTGTAACTTCAATAACTGTTAATCATACTTTCATGTTTACCTATAAATGCACAGGTTATCATAACCTAATCTACTTGTATTAGTTGGAATGTTGTTGCACAGTAAAACATGTTCTACTAGACAGAGTAACATAATCAGGCTAAGACTGGCTGACAGTAAGCGCTCACACTTTGTGGCCTGCATGGGTTTTCCCACACAAAGACACTCCCGGGAAGCTGCAGTGTGCTCTGCCTCagtgagatgttttttttttcagattgttAGTTCCACTCATCTTCACAGAGGGTGACGaagcacagtgtgtgtgtctgtctgcgtgAGTAACGGGTTAAGtgagtgtatgtatgtgtgagtATTGAAAGAGCTGGAATGGGggtgcacatttaaaaaaggcCCTCATTTCTCTTAGGAGGGAGGCAAATAGGGCCGGCGACGTCACTCAATGGACGCTCGCCATTGTAACCAGCCAGAACCTGCAGTTGCCTGGCTACGGGAGCCTATAATGTGGTGGTATGGATGAGCCTAATAAAAGGCCTGGCTAGCAGACATTCCAGTaactatggacacacacacacacatgcacatacacacacacgcacacacacacaaacatacgcaCAGCCTATCCACAGCAGTCTGGAAGATGAAGGAGGGATTTACTTAAAGCCTTTAATGGTCACTGCAAAAATGGCTGAGACAGCAAAAGCATATTTTCTTCATTGTGTTTTATCCAAAGAGCAAATGTTGCCATATGTTttgaaacatgcacacaaacaaacggATGACACAGCACACAGAGAACAACTAAACTTGACCTCCGAGTGAGCGAGAGGCCATACAGTTAAGGCCGTGTCAAAAGGCGATCAGATTGATCACTGATTTCAGATTTGTGTCACGAATGAGCGACGTGTGTTTTTTCATGGTTGAGTTAAGAAGTTGACTCTCATGGCTTGAACCTTGACCTCTGGAGCTGGTCACCAGTCAGGCTGCAGATCGGCTCCCTCCACTGATCAGGCATGATCTAATCGAAGCCGAGCCTCAAACTTCGGATCAGGGTCACAACCCTCAGTCTGAGCTCCTCACACCAGCTGATAACGGCTCTTGGAACGATTGGTCACTTTAAAACTTAACATTACAGGACAATGATATTACAAAGCCTCCAAAGCAGCGTAAACGAGTCACGAAACAAGAGAACTGAGTAATGCTTTTACTGACTGAGTAAGACTTGCACCAGAGCCAGCAGGTGCACACAATCTACAGACCTCCCAGCTGGACACAGCTTATTCACAGACAGCAAAGCCAAGAGTCTGCAGGTGGTTAAACGTGGAGGACAAATGTGGCTTTGTACATAGAGTTAAAGACCCCATGAGTCATTTGTTTGAGAAACAATGAGAGAGCTAGATGGAGATGGagatcagaaaaaacaaaacaaaactccacGTTCTTTCTTCCAGTGTGTCCAGAAAGTTTACAGCTTGACTCACGGCTTTTTGTCAGAGTCCAGTAGCACGACCAGGCTTCCTGTGCAGGGGGACAgcagaacaggaaacaggaacaggaaggaaCATGGAGGGTgcggagaggaggagaaggagtagaagtgtaatgtgtgtgtgtgtgtttgtagatgGAGCCCTGTGGTTTGGGTAAACTACTCCCTAGGCTTCagtattcacacaaacacaggtacAGATAAATGTATGCATTTGCATATGACAACGCTCTGTTTTATGCTAGGTTAGTGGTTTGATGCAATCCTAACATATAATTGCTCATCTGTGGGTTGAGAACAGACATTCCTCAAACATTAAAATATCCATCTGGATTATGTAAAAGTGAAGATGTtaagtttgtttactttttgcGCTTCACAGAACAGCAAAGACATTAtcacatgtaaacaaacatcAGGTCAAATCTGGAAAATAGGGATACGTGATTTATCTTTTACCGGGAAAAGGACAAATCCCTTTATCTCTTTACCCCTTGAAAGATAACTAGAAGGAACCCTTGAAATGGTTTTTCCGAACCTAGTGTTTCAGGCCTGCTTATTGAGCAAAAAGACTGGATGTGCATCAGAAGTTAGTTTGGGTGTCTCTCTGCCTATGTAGCTACCTGGAAACTACTAATGGTGGTCAAGTCATGTCTTTATTGGTAAATACTGAGGTGTCGAAGCTCGTCATTAAGGGTACAAGGGAAATTATCAAATGTTGCTTTTATGAGGAgaatagttaaaaataaattcacCCATTTTTATACTGTAGGGGCTAAGTCCAGCATTTAAAATGAGCATATTGTATTCATTTCCTGCTTCTCTTTTAGACGAGCTTAACATGATTCAGAActcaaaataatcctttttttcttGCACTGGTGCAGCCCCTGATCTCATCCTCTGCCCAAGACAAACTATTTTAGCTCCTTAATCTTTAAGGCCAGTCTCCCTTTGAGCCAactttcttttgattggctgcaTGTCACAAACAGAAGGTCCTATCAAGAGAACTATGTGCTCAGAGCCACAGCATCATATACCTCAAACAGTTTGCAGAAAAATAACCTGTATGCacgtatatacatacacatgaaaaagaaagttatcaCAGGACTCTATGGAGTCAAATCTACTTTGGTTCATTGAGTTTTGCAGGTATTTGTTTTTGCGCAGCTCACTTAAGATGAGCCACAatttttcagtcaggttgaaGTCTAGACTTAATTGTATCACCTCAATTCTTTCTATTTTCAGCTGTGCTTTTATTTGGTGCTGTGCTTCGGATCATTCTTCTGTTGCATGACAGTCTGGGCCAAGCATTAGCTGACAGCTGATAGAGCTGATGAGAGGTGAAAAGTCTTCAAGgaaatttaaagaagtccagacacttttctttccaagctccttagacaatgATGAtgtggatgactgagaacattCACAGACATCAGACAGACATCATCACATATGACTTCATGATACTTTagaatacagaggagttcacggTCAGCTCAGTGCCTGCCAGGTGCCCACGGccagtggctgcaaaacaagctcaaatcatcaccccttcaccaccatgtttgatcgttggtatgaggtgtttgtgctgttatgGTTTTCTCCAAATCTGGCACTGTGCATTATGGTCAGACATCTCTACTTGGGTCTCagctgtccaaaggacattgtcttgtggtttgttcagatgtatTTTGCAAACCCTAGCTGTGCTCTCATGCAAGagactttctcctggcaaccctttTAAACCATAGCCTGTTCAGGGTTCTTGTAATCGCACCGTCATGAACATTTATTGTGCTAACTGAAGCTGGCAGGATATGAGCTGAAGCTCTTGGTTTTTTTGCAGTATCTTTGAGCACTCTGTTTAAGTACTTGTATTGATACAAGTACAATGATATTTGAAATCCCCAAACTtctaaaacttttaaaatgtatcaaaTATCTCAAATATCTGTAAGGAAATGTGTATTTAAAGCCATATAGAGAATTATTTGCCTGAACCGATTTTGCaacttaaataaaacattaaagatttttgtattttgctcaATGTACATTTGATAACGCTCAGATAAGGTtgtgaaaaacagatttaacaTGTGTTATTTAATaggttgttaaaatgtttatcTACGACATAATTCAGGGATAATTCGACCTCCAAATTCTATTGATGCATTTACTTTATTGGTAATATTTAAATCCTTATGTATACATCATGTAAAAACTATGTAGACAGCTCTCCCATTTTAAACAGGAATACTGTGGCATGTTTAAGAAATCAGAAGATGCATTATGTAGGTCCATAAATATCAAATTCTACTGGACGAGAACTTTCAGTAACTATTACCTGCTGGTAAATATATGATAAAGTGAATTATCCTTTCAAATCTGTATTTGCTTGATGTGTTAACAAGCAACAGGTTCATCATATCAATTATTCCCACTTACCCCCCGAAAAAGCATCTAAACCTTTAAAactttaacccttcaaatctcaatatttacaaaaaggcATGCCAAATATTTAATCTCACTTTCCCAAAAATGACACAATATTTAGATTTTCATGTATAATTTAAGACAAGCCAACAACATTTCTACAGCGAATGTTTTcttaaaagtgcaataaacagaGAGCACAGGGATGGTTGTATCTCAAAAATATGAGCGGGGAGAAATTCAAACAGGGAGTCTCTACTCCTTCCATGCCAGTCTGGGTGAGATCATGTTTCGGTATATCTTCAAATGGACATTCGAAATACCTGGACACATAAAAACTTCATCGCACACATATACGAGTGGGTAAGATGGATGAGTTAAAGTAGTGAATGGCAGCCCTCTGCTGAGATGAAGAGTGCTGGCAGCATGAGGAATGTCTGGGTGTGATCAGGAGACATTTCTGATTTGGCATGGTTAGCAAAACGTATGTTATGTCACCACCAGCACTGTTTATTACTCCTGTTGCTATAAAGGGCTGCGATACAGGCAGTACTTTAACTTTGGCTTCTATTTGGACTCCCGTTCAAACATAGGATATGGCAATCAGTGGTTTAGTAAACAAACACTATCTAAACCACGTACACAAACAGGATCAGGATTTAGATGCACAAAGTGTATTGTTTCTACACTAATTACATCTTGCAGGAAAACTTGGGActcttgaaaagaaaaaaaaaaacctgaatttGATATGTGGAAAAATTAAAGGTAGAACAAGGAAACTCATgttagtgtgtgttttgtttttgtctttctcttcctgagctttctgtctgtgttcaggGGACCATAGGTTATTTTGAAGAAAGAAAGTTGTTCTGCTTGTTATCCATTAAAGGGTATCCTGCATGACTGAGCCACCCACCACaggaaatggcaaaaaaaaagacactctcATCACACCCGACTGTGTTTGAGCCTGCCCTCCTTCAACTTCCCTTCAGTTTTTCTGCTTGACATCCCagtgtgcaaacacacaaatgtaacAGGAATGTCATGCCGATTAGGGTTTTCTAcgcaatactttaaaaaaacatcctgTGGAAAGCATATTTATACATAAACAGACCTTGTATTAGTGTAGTTATCATAGTTATACTCTAGATTGGTTACATTATTGTCCACAAGTCTTGAGACgtcactcatttctttatattttgcttggaaaATGGGTAAAGGTGCATACatagaaatacagtatataaagcaGAGTTTCAATTCTAACGagcttaaaagtcaatattaaAAGTATGACCAGCAAGTTCTTTAACACAGCCGGCACTTAGCTAtctgcaggcttcttgaaggacgtTCAAGGCTCTTCTTCTTTGCCAGCCTTTTCATTCTCTGTCAAgttgatcccacactgctttaataatgttgaggtcgAGGCTCCGAGGAGGCCAGTCCACAACTGATAGTgctccagtgtgtgtgttttttatccaGATGTGCTTTAGTTGCATTGGCAGTGTTTGGGAACATTGCCATACTGAAAAATTAGGCGGTTTCCAATCAGACCCTTTTCAAATAATACTGCGTGGTGGACAAAAAGcaacctttttctttctgcattcataaatccatcaattttgacaacatCCACAACTGGCCTCAAAACATGACAGACACTTCATCGTGatttacagatggctgcagacactCATGTTGTGTCTCTCTCTTGACCTCTTCTGttcacactgacagaaatgtGATCCAAAAATTTCAAAATGTCATCACTCCGTAAGGCCTGTTTTCATTGAgattcagtccagttcttgagtAATTTGGCATTCCTCAACCTTTTCTCCAGCTCCATCTTGCTTAGTTATTCGAATCATTTCTGATGAGGATTCAATAAACAGTAGACTGATCAACTGAAGGCCCAGAAGCACCTCTCAGGCCCTGCGTCATATCTTTGCTGCTAATCTCTTTTGCTTgaaagcattttaaaacaaaagagaacAGACCAATTCAGGAAATAACACCGCCAACTGTGAGAGGGTTTGAAGAGGTTAAAGGTCGTAGGGGTTAGGGATCATTAAGGGCAGCTGTGGGCTGACAGGGTGAGACGAAAGCAGCAGAAGCAGTGCAGGAAATAAAGGTTTTAAGGTGATGATATTTGTACTGTTGAGTTTGTGTAAAAAGTTTGTATAGGACTGTGGATCACGATCTGCTCACAGCATGATGGAGAGACTAAGTCTCTGGCTGTCCAGAGGATTGTCAAAGACAGAGAAGGAACAGGAGTAAAAACAGCTGGTGCTCCTTTTTTATGGATTTTGATGAATGTGCAGATTTCTGAGAGTTTATTTAAAGAAAGGACACGAGCAGGTGAAACAAAAGGAACTACTTATGGGATCAACCAGCATGTAAGTAATTAATGAAACGACATTTTGTTGTTCTATAGGTTGTCATTGTTAGAAAGACAAACTACTCAGGTGTGCCGTGGCACtagataaaaagtctgattaACCAAAGTAATTAGAGTTTGCTAGGATCAGGAATGCCTATACATCAAGCGGACCAATAAATGAATGGAGAAAGCCAACACAACCAGAGCCAGTGGTATTTGTGTACATGTCAGCAGATAAGAAAGAAGTATGAGTGCAGAAATGTCAAACACACTAAAAATTGTGCATTTAgcaatgtttatgtgtgttacTGATATGTGTATGTAACAGATTATGTGAATTAAAGTTTATTAAAGGATTAGCGAGCCCTTGTTATGGCAAAACTGAAACACTACGCTTAAACATAAAAGTTGTATGGAGTTTTTAAATGTAGATCATAACAGCGTATCATAAAAGTCAGAAAATACTGTATCAGCCCCCCCACCCCTCTCCCACCACCCACATCATTACTCCACCGACATCCCACAAAGCCCCACTAAGCAGCTCAGTCCTGTTGAGGCAACAGTACTGTTTGTGTGAAGCCTTGAAAAATCTcttctgcacatttacacattgACTGTATGGTCCTGCCTTTGGGGAGTTGTCCACActgaggaaaacacacactgttttcctcagtgtgtgtgtgtgtgtgtgtctggtctGTAACGTGCCACATTCCTCGTATGCAGAGCAGCGTAAAGGGCAGTGGCCCCACTTCACCAGAGGTGCAAGAGGGGGGTGGTGGAGAGCAAAGTGATTGATGGCTGAGGGGGAGAAGGCCAAAAGGGTGGATGTGCCGCGGGAACATCCAGTGAGCAGATCTCGTTATTTGCAATGTTGTCACGTCTCCATCCTTGTAACAACATATAAATAacaatgtataaatgtataacAAACAACAGAGAAAGGTGCTAGCAATTTATAATAAAGCCCATGATGTATTGTGTAATTTCCTGGAAATTACCATCTGGTTTTTCTGAATTAGGGCGCAGTTTACAGCAGCTTCAAATAGTGATTTAGTTGCACAGCAGAACAAGGAGGGTAAAAACAGGATGGTTTCAAAAAGATAGAAGAAACAAATTATACTGTAAATATTTTAGTAACTTTGGggtatttttttactttcttataAGGCTTATATTATTGAGTAACCTAACCTGCCCAGCTTACATTGTAATTAAACAAATACATACATATTTAGAGAACTGAATTTTTTGTGCGAATGAAAATCAGAGCAActgaaatgattaaaattaGACCATTTAAATTCAAATATAAGTCATTTTAATTCAATATCAGGTGGCACCAAACATGTTTAATTACAATGCAAAACTATGAGGTCAGGTAACTCAGTGATACACCCCATGCCCCTAAAAGTGCAGTGTAATTACAGTGCAAGAAAAGAGGTGTTGATGGAGGCTACTTGTTAATACAGCCCGGTCCCCAAAACGTACTGTGGAATTATAATGCAACATGAGGATGTTATACTACTTCAAAATATAACACGAGCAGCAAAAATGTGTCTGTAATTACAATGTAATGTAGGACGTTAGGCTACTTTATAATAAAGTCtgcatgtttttaatatatCCTGTGTAAATACAATGTAAAATAGGGTGGTTAGACTACTCTATGTTACAATTCATGCCCCTAATAATACtttgtaattatttttcaagTTGGGGAGGTTGGGCTACGCAGAAATAAGGTCTTCAAACTTACAATCCTGAGTAATTACAGTGTAAAACTGGAAGGTTAAATTACTCAGTAATACAGCCTGGAACCCTATAAATGCAGTATAATTACAGTGTAACACAGAGAAACCTTCTTTCCTCTAAAACACCTCGAAGTTGATAATTACGGGATATACTTATATGTACTTATAATGTGCccattttcttcaaaaacaacATTACTTTTCAAAATGTAAATTCAGTTTTTGTGGTTGAATTTCAATGCAGACAC
This genomic stretch from Astatotilapia calliptera chromosome 12, fAstCal1.2, whole genome shotgun sequence harbors:
- the cldn5a gene encoding claudin 5a; its protein translation is MVSAGLEILGLSMCVIGSLLVMVACGLPMWKVTAFIEANIVVAQTLWDGLWMSCVVQSTGQMQCKVHDSVLALSHDLQAARALTIISSVMGVLGLMVVIAGAQCTNCIRTEYIKARVVNAGGVIYILSGLFVLVPLCWMANNIISDFYNPQVPASKKREIGAALYIGWAATALLLIGGALLCCSCPSSGNSGYSVKYAQTKRAATQNGDYDKRNYV